TCGAGCCGACCTGGAAGCCGAGGCGGCGCGCCATCACCGCGTGCGACGCCTCGTGCAGCAGCACCGAGAGGTAGAGGATCACCGCGAACGCGAACCCGGCGACGTACTTCAAGGACCCGATCCCCGGGGACGACTGCTCGATCCGCGGCGCCACGATGACCGCGATCAGGCCGGCGACCAGGAACCAGGACGACGACACGAGCACGTCGCTGCCCGCGATGGTGCCGATCTTGAACGTGCCCGCGGGTCGGGGACGGCGGGGCGAGTCGGGCACGCTTCGAGGCTAGCCGAAGGTCCCGACGTCGGTGGGCCCGCCTAGGGTTGCCGACGTGGGTGTGGAGCAGGAGTCGCCGGCGACGCGCGTGTCGACCCCGGTCGACGGGGTGGACGTGCTCGGTGCGCTCTCCCCCAGCCGGGCGGGCGACTTCATGAGCTGTCCGCTGCTCTACCGCTTCCGCACGATCGACAGGCTCCCCGAGCCGCCGTCGCCCGATGCCGTCCGCGGCACGGTCATCCACAAGGTGCTCGAGGACCTCTTCGACCTCCCGGCGGCCGAGCGCACGCCGGAGACCGCCGACCGGATGCTGGTGCCGGCGTGGGAGGCGCTGGTCGAGCAGGACCCGACGCTGGTCGAGATGCTCGGGGCCACCGGCGGGCCCGAGACCGCGGCCTGGCTCGCCCACTGTCGCGAGGTCCTCGCCCGCTACTTCTCGCTCGAGGACCCGCGTCGGCTCGAGCCGGCCGAGCGCGAGCTGTACGTCGAGGCCCTGCTCGACTCCCGGCTGCTGCTACGCGGGTTCGTCGACCGCATCGACGTTGCGCCGGACGGCTCGATCCGCGTCGTCGACTACAAGAGCGGCAACGCGCCCAGCGAGATTTTCGAGGCCAAGGCGCTCTTCCAGATGAAGTTCTACGCGCTGGTCATCTGGAGGACCCGGGGCGTCGTCCCCGCCATGTTGCAGCTCGTCTACCTGGGTGACGCCCAGATCCTGCGCTACGTCCCGGACGAGGCCGACCTGCTGGCGACCCAGCGCAAGGTCGAGGCCGTCTGGGAGGCCATCCGTCTCGTCGCGGAGTCGGGCGACTGGCGCCCCAACCGCAGCCGGCTGTGCGACTGGTGCGCCCACCGGGCGATCTGCCCGGCCTGGGGCGGCACTCCGCCGCCACTGCCCGAGCGGATCGTCCCCGTCGACCTCGAGGGCCCCGACCTGCCGGACTAGCGGTGGTAGTCGGCCCAGATCGCGCCGAGGTCGATGCCCTCGAGGGTGTCGGCGAAGACCCGGCGCTCGCCGGCGAGGACCGGGACGTGGTTCTCGACGACCAGCACCAGGCAGCCGGCGCTCTCGGCCGACTTCGCGCCCGTGTTGGAGTCCTCGACGGCCAGGCACTCCCCTGGCTTCAGGCCCAGCGCGGCGGCGGCGGTGAGGTAGGGCTCGGGGTGCGGCTTGCCGAACTCCACGATGTCGCCGGTCACGATCACCCGGAAGGTCTCGGGCGGCAGCTGGGCCAGGATCGGCGCCACGAACCGCTGGTAGGACATGGTCACCAGCGCGCACGGCGTACCCGCGGCCGACAGCTCCTCGAGGATCGCGCGCGCACCGGGACGCCACGGCACCGAGTCCTCGACCCGGGCCACCACTCCGTCGAGGAGCTCCTCGACGATCTGCTCGGCCGACGGCTCGATGCCCATGTGCTCGCGGATGTAGCGACCGGACTCGAGCAGGTCGTTGCCGACCAGGTTGAGCGCGTGCGCGTGGCTCCAGGTGCCGCCGTGCCGCTGGGCGATCTCGAACTCGGTGTCGATCCAGTAGGGCTCGGTGTCGACCAGGGTGCCGTCCATGTCCCACAGCACCGCGCGCGGGAGGGACCCTGGGACGGACTCAGTCATCCGGGTCGTAGCCCAGGTTGGGCGACAGCCAGCGCTCGGCCTCGGTGACCGACCAGCCCTTGCGCTCGGCGTAGTCCTCGATCTGGTCGCGACCGAGCCGCCCCACGACGAAGTACTGCGAGTCCGGGTGGGAGAAGTACCAGCCGGAGACCGCTGCACCGGGCCACATCGCCATGCTCTCGGTGAGCTCGATCCCGACGCTGGCCTGCACGTCGAGCAGCTCCCAGAGCGTCTGCTTCTCGGTGTGCTCCGGGCAGGCCGGGTATCCGGGCGCCGGGCGGATGCCGGCGTACCGCTCGGCGATCAGGTCGGCGTTGGAGAGCTGCTCGTCGTTGACGTGCCCCCAGAACTCGGTGCGCACCCGCTGGTGCAGCCGCTCGGCGAACGCCTCGGCCAGGCGGTCGGCCAGGGCCTCCAGCATGATCGCGGAGTAGTCGTCGTTGGCGGCCTTGAAGCGGTCGATGTGCTCCTGCGACCCGAGACCCGCGGTCACGGCGAACGCGCCGACGTGGTCGGCGAGCCCGGTCTCGCGGGGTGCGACGAAGTCGCCCAGCGACCGGTTGGGCACGCCGTCGCGGTGCTCGCCCTGCTGCCGCAGGTTGTGCAGCGTCGTGAGCACGGTCGAGCGGGAGTCGTCGGTGTAGAGCTCGATGTCGTCACCGACGGCGCTCGCGGGGAAGAAGCCGAAGACCGCGTTGGCCGTCAGCCACTTCTCGGCGACGATCCGGTCGAGCATGGCCTGGGCGTCGTCGTACAGCGCCCGGGCGGTCTCCCCGGTCGTCGGGCTGTTGAGGATGTCGGGGAACTTGCCCTTCATCTCCCAGGCGTTGAAGAACGGCTGCCAGTCGATGTACTCGCGCAGCTCGGCCAGGTCGTAGCCGGTGAGCACGTGCGTGCCCGGCTGTCGCGGCGCCGGCGGCTGGTAGTCCGTCCAGTCGATGGGCGTCCGGTTGGCCCGGGCCTTCTCGAGGCTCAGCATCGGGCGGTCATGCTTGGCCGCGTGCCGCTCGCGCAGCGAGTCGTAGTCGGCCTTGACGTCGGCCATCACCTTCGGGCGCTGGGTGTCGCTCAGCAGCGCGGCGAGCATCGGCACCGACCGGGAGGCGTCCTTGACCCAGACGACGGGCTGGTCGTACTTGCCGTCGACCTTCACCGCGGTGTGAGCGCGCGAGGTCGTGGCCCCGCCGATCAGCAGCGGGATCGTGAAGCCCTGGCGCTGCATCTCGGACGCGACGTTGACCATCTCGTCGAGCGACGGCGTGATCAGGCCGGACAGGCCGATCGCGTCGGCGCCGACCTCCTTCGCCTTGTCCAGGATCTTCTGCGCCGGGACCATCACCCCGAGGTCGATCACCTCGAAGTTGTTGCACTGGAGGACCACGCCGACGATGTTCTTGCCGATGTCGTGGACGTCGCCCTTCACGGTCGCCATCACGATGGTGCCGTTGGTGTCCTTGGCGGTGGCGTACTCGGGGTTGTCGATCTTCTCCTGCTCGATGAACGGGATCAGGTAGGCGACGGCCTTCTTCATCACCCGCGCCGACTTCACCACCTGCGGCAGGAACATCTTGCCGGCGCCGAAGAGGTCGCCGACGACGTTCATGCCGTCCATCAGCGGACCCTCGATGACCTCGATCGGCCGGCCGCCGCGCTCGGCGATCTCGTTGCGGAGCT
The genomic region above belongs to Nocardioides conyzicola and contains:
- a CDS encoding PD-(D/E)XK nuclease family protein, encoding MGVEQESPATRVSTPVDGVDVLGALSPSRAGDFMSCPLLYRFRTIDRLPEPPSPDAVRGTVIHKVLEDLFDLPAAERTPETADRMLVPAWEALVEQDPTLVEMLGATGGPETAAWLAHCREVLARYFSLEDPRRLEPAERELYVEALLDSRLLLRGFVDRIDVAPDGSIRVVDYKSGNAPSEIFEAKALFQMKFYALVIWRTRGVVPAMLQLVYLGDAQILRYVPDEADLLATQRKVEAVWEAIRLVAESGDWRPNRSRLCDWCAHRAICPAWGGTPPPLPERIVPVDLEGPDLPD
- a CDS encoding HAD family phosphatase, with product MTESVPGSLPRAVLWDMDGTLVDTEPYWIDTEFEIAQRHGGTWSHAHALNLVGNDLLESGRYIREHMGIEPSAEQIVEELLDGVVARVEDSVPWRPGARAILEELSAAGTPCALVTMSYQRFVAPILAQLPPETFRVIVTGDIVEFGKPHPEPYLTAAAALGLKPGECLAVEDSNTGAKSAESAGCLVLVVENHVPVLAGERRVFADTLEGIDLGAIWADYHR